A genomic region of Macaca mulatta isolate MMU2019108-1 chromosome 5, T2T-MMU8v2.0, whole genome shotgun sequence contains the following coding sequences:
- the LOC712533 gene encoding tubulin beta-8 chain-like isoform X1: MESVMDVVRKEAESCDCLQGFQLTHSLGGGTGSGMGSLLLSKIREEYPDRIINTFSILPSPRVSDTVVEPYNATLSVHQLIENADETFCIDNEALYDICSRTLKLPTPTYGDLNHLVSATMSGVTTCLRFPGQLNADLRKLAVNMVPFPRLHFFMPGFAPLTSRGSQQYRALTVAELTQQMFDARNMMAACDPRHGRYLTAAAIFRGRMPMREVDEQMFNIQNKNSSYFADWLPHNVKTAVCDIPPRGLKMSATFIGNNTAIQELFKRVSEQFTAMFRRKAFLHWYTGEGMDEMEFTEAESNMNDLVSEYQQYQDATAEEEEFEEYAEEEEEEA; this comes from the coding sequence ATGGAGTCAGTGATGGACGTTGTCAGAAAGGAGGCTGAGAGCTGTGACTGCCTGCAGGGTTTCCAGCTGACCCACTCCCTGGGTGGGGGGACGGGGTCTGGGATGGGTTCCCTTCTGCTCAGTAAGATCCGGGAGGAGTACCCAGACAGGATCATAAACACATTCAGCATCCTGCCCTCGCCCAGGGTGTCAGACACGGTGGTGGAGCCCTACAACGCCACCCTCTCGGTCCACCAGCTCATAGAAAATGCAGACGAGACCTTCTGTATAGACAACGAAGCGTTATACGACATCTGTTCCAGGACCCTGAAACTGCCCACGCCCACCTACGGTGACCTGAACCACCTGGTGTCTGCCACCATGAGCGGGGTCACCACGTGCCTGCGCTTCCCAGGCCAGCTGAATGCTGACCTGCGGAAGCTGGCCGTGAACATGGTCCCGTTTCCCCGGCTGCATTTCTTCATGCCCGGCTTTGCCCCACTGACCAGCCGGGGCAGCCAGCAGTACCGGGCCCTGACGGTGGCTGAGCTTACGCAGCAGATGTTTGATGCTAGGAATATGATGGCCGCGTGTGACCCCCGTCATGGCCGCTACCTAACGGCGGCTGCCATTTTCAGGGGTCGCATGCCCATGAGGGAGGTGGATGAACAAATGTTCAACATTCAAAATAAGAACAGCAGCTACTTCGCTGACTGGCTCCCCCACAATGTCAAAACAGCCGTCTGTGACATCCCACCCCGGGGGCTAAAAATGTCAGCCACCTTCATTGGGAACAACACGGCCATCCAGGAGCTCTTCAAGCGTGTCTCAGAGCAGTTTACAGCAATGTTCCGGCGCAAGGCCTTCCTCCATTGGTATACGGGCGAGGGGATGGATGAGATGGAATTTACGGAGGCGGAGAGCAACATGAACGACCTGGTTTCTGAGTATCAGCAGTATCAGGATGCCACAGCCGAGGAGGAGGAGTTTGAGGAAtatgctgaggaggaggaggaggaggcctaG
- the LOC712533 gene encoding tubulin beta-8 chain-like isoform X2 → MREIVLTQAGQCGNQIGAKLWEVISDEHAIDSAGTYHGDSRLQLERIDVYYNEACGGRYVPRAVLVDLEPGTLDSVRSGPFGQIFRPDSFIFGQCGAGNNWAKGHYTEGAELMESVMDVVRKEAESCDCLQGFQLTHSLGGGTGSGMGSLLLSKIREEYPDRIINTFSILPSPRVSDTVVEPYNATLSVHQLIENADETFCIDNEALYDICSRTLKLPTPTYGDLNHLVSATMSGVTTCLRFPGQLNADLRKLAVNMVPFPRLHFFMPGFAPLTSRGSQQYRALTVAELTQQMFDARNMMAACDPRHGRYLTAAAIFRGRMPMREVDEQMFNIQNKNSSYFADWLPHNVKTAVCDIPPRGLKMSATFIGNNTAIQELFKRVSEQFTAMFRRKAFLHWYTGEGMDEMEFTEAESNMNDLVSEYQQYQDATAEEEEFEEYAEEEEEEA, encoded by the exons ATGCGGGAGATCGTGCTCACGCAGGCCGGGCAGTGCGGGAACCAGATCGGCGCCAAG TTGTGGGAGGTGATCTCTGATGAACACGCCATCGACTCCGCGGGCACCTACCACGGGGACAGCCGCCTGCAGCTGGAGCGCATCGACGTGTACTACAACGAGGCCTGCG GTGGCAGGTACGTGCCCCGCGCTGTGCTGGTGGATCTGGAGCCGGGCACCCTGGACTCTGTGCGCTCGGGGCCCTTCGGGCAGATCTTCAGGCCGGACAGCTTCATCTTTG GTCAGTGTGGGGCCGGAAACAACTGGGCCAAGGGGCACTACACAGAAGGCGCGGAGCTGATGGAGTCAGTGATGGACGTTGTCAGAAAGGAGGCTGAGAGCTGTGACTGCCTGCAGGGTTTCCAGCTGACCCACTCCCTGGGTGGGGGGACGGGGTCTGGGATGGGTTCCCTTCTGCTCAGTAAGATCCGGGAGGAGTACCCAGACAGGATCATAAACACATTCAGCATCCTGCCCTCGCCCAGGGTGTCAGACACGGTGGTGGAGCCCTACAACGCCACCCTCTCGGTCCACCAGCTCATAGAAAATGCAGACGAGACCTTCTGTATAGACAACGAAGCGTTATACGACATCTGTTCCAGGACCCTGAAACTGCCCACGCCCACCTACGGTGACCTGAACCACCTGGTGTCTGCCACCATGAGCGGGGTCACCACGTGCCTGCGCTTCCCAGGCCAGCTGAATGCTGACCTGCGGAAGCTGGCCGTGAACATGGTCCCGTTTCCCCGGCTGCATTTCTTCATGCCCGGCTTTGCCCCACTGACCAGCCGGGGCAGCCAGCAGTACCGGGCCCTGACGGTGGCTGAGCTTACGCAGCAGATGTTTGATGCTAGGAATATGATGGCCGCGTGTGACCCCCGTCATGGCCGCTACCTAACGGCGGCTGCCATTTTCAGGGGTCGCATGCCCATGAGGGAGGTGGATGAACAAATGTTCAACATTCAAAATAAGAACAGCAGCTACTTCGCTGACTGGCTCCCCCACAATGTCAAAACAGCCGTCTGTGACATCCCACCCCGGGGGCTAAAAATGTCAGCCACCTTCATTGGGAACAACACGGCCATCCAGGAGCTCTTCAAGCGTGTCTCAGAGCAGTTTACAGCAATGTTCCGGCGCAAGGCCTTCCTCCATTGGTATACGGGCGAGGGGATGGATGAGATGGAATTTACGGAGGCGGAGAGCAACATGAACGACCTGGTTTCTGAGTATCAGCAGTATCAGGATGCCACAGCCGAGGAGGAGGAGTTTGAGGAAtatgctgaggaggaggaggaggaggcctaG